The Macadamia integrifolia cultivar HAES 741 chromosome 3, SCU_Mint_v3, whole genome shotgun sequence genome segment AAATAGTGAGGCTTCAAATGAAAATCACAATGTGGGGCTTCGACTGGCATGGCTGAGTGGGAATAACAAATTTAGCGGGGCAAAAGAGGCAGAGGAACCTaggaaatataaaaaattaattaattaattaaaaaagcGCTAGTGCTGATATGGGTCCTTCCGTCCATGAAATTTTTGGCAATGGTGAAATCCcgggggtggtggaaccgtggaAGCAAGTAGATGAAATTTGGATGGAAGAGTACATGTACCTGATGTACCCGTGGGCTTGTAAGAAGAGTAAGAATGGGTAAAAgcataaggaagaagaagacagaagaCAGGACTGTGTTAATGTATATGACGATGGCGACGTATCAGTCATcccctgaaaaaaaaatatttggaaatGAATGTTTTCTAGGCATGGCCATGGCTGCAAGAAGCCAAAATGGAGTCCTTAGAAAGGCACAGAGCAAGATAAGCGAGCCCACATGACCTGCGCCCTTTGGTGTATGGGACTCTGGTGTGGCGCCCCTGAGCAAATTCCAAGAAAGCTAAACTAGAAAGTCTAGGACCCtcttgtttgaaattttaaaacaggtgtctgtgtgtgtgtgtgagagagggagagagagagagagaatacaatGTAATGGTAATGGTGGGCAATAACTCCTAATTATATGAATATATGAAGTTGTAGTCCGTTGATTGGAAGTTGTTTGGACCTTTGGATTGGACTTGAGAAAGGTATATTCATGAATTTAGGCctgatttaaatttaaatttcaatttcatggaCCTTTGAATTCTATTAGTGCATTATCCTTGATACATGCATTATTTGATCGTattacttttatatatatatatatatatatattattcaacCTGACCAAATATTTTTGTGCCTACGATATCAAAATAGTTTCTTTCTACTATTTTGTCCTGCCCTGTTTCGATGCCATTGATATGGTATCGATGATACTAACAATGTGAATTCGATTTTTATACCTGAAAACTTGGGTATATTGACCTCTATAAAACTCACATGTCTACAATTAGAGTCACATCATGGTGGATGAAAAGTTTATTTTAAAGGTGACCAAAAACCATTGCATGTAACAGTATATTCATACATGGAATAAAGATAAAACCTTTTTATGCGGTTTTCCTTCAACAATGGTCATCCTTTGACCAAAACCTTCCATGGTCTCCCATTAGGTGTCGTAGAAAGCAATATGAAAGTACTATCGACCTTGTACAATCGATTAGATATCTATTACCATTGATGGATATAATTTCCCCGCATTGATCACATGCTTGGCAcgtaagtaaagaaaaagatgagGTCTTGGTGCAAAACTATGGACCACAACTTAAAATGCCACTTGGCTTATACTACAGTTGGTACAAAACAATTGTGTGTGGAGCATAAACCTATATAAAGTGACAGGTCAGGTCAAGATCCTAGTAACAAAAAAGTCTTAAAAGTTGGCCCTCAAATCAGATCAACACTTTAATACTTAAAGAGATTCTTCAAATATAGGCATGGACTGTAAGGAAATTTTGGATGGACATCTTAAAGTGTTCTTGGGCATTAATAAAGATGGAATACTCTAACAAGGAAAATCTGAATTATGAGTTTCACATTTTGGACGATGGCATGCAAGGGAATACTTTCTTGAGATATACATTTTCATGCTACCTTAATATCAAAATTTATTGAAATGTGTATTAGACAATTTCTCTTGGTCCTATTTCTCAAAGAATCATTTTTATTAACAAAAGAACCAAATGTATAAAAGAGTCCACTTATATAAGCAACAATCTAGGCCTCAAGTCCTAAATTTGGGAAGAAAGGTTTTCACAACCATGGATGAAGGATAACCTATGCCTTGTCAGTCATTAACACTCCCTTgtataggaagaaaaaaattctaccaTTATTATGATCTTCATCCTCTCTCCATCAATGTCCACAATGAAGGAATACCTCAAATAGTAGAACCCACAAGACAGTTAACTGTAAAGAATTCAAAAGAATCATCTGCTTTAaaaggaagggggaaggggaaggggaaggggaaggggaagggggggggggggagagtatGTGTAACAACCAAAGAGACGAATTTGTTACACAAAGAGACGAGTTGATAGGATCTAGCAATTAATGGTACCAATTTTAGGGGttaaatagaaattttataaaTCATACGTTAGAAGGGAAGTTGCAggcatttctctttcttaacaGCATTGATGatctttttttggtgaaactAAAAGAGTTACTTCTTGAGATCATGCTAATTCTCCTAGGAACTTAAATGATATATTTTAATGCATAGAAAGGActattatcaaaataaaaaaagaaaaagttttagcactaaaagaaaaaaaaaaagtacagtaTTCTTGAATGATCCATCCATAGGCAACTTTAGGCCATAAACCTACCAGTGCAATGTGGAAGGATAGTGATATGGCTAACGGCAACTCCAGCCACTGTATACAATAAGAAATGGTCTGGATTGATCATGTATTAAACTCTTAAAGCCTAATTGTCCACCAAATTACAGCCCCCTACGGATTCTGTCCAGGAAAAGTGGAAAACTGCTCCatccataaaaaattaaagaagcaTTTCTGATTTAACTTACAAGGATGAGGCAAACAGCGTGCCTTTACCACcaggaaaaaataaacaagaaaaaaaagggaagggtAAGATACAGATTTGAGAATAGTATTATtatttgaagactttcaaagatGGAATATTAATTTTGTAAGAACATGGTACAACACTACCAATCTGTCAACAGCGTATAGAATCCAATGACATATCAGACACCAGCTCTTCTAGCTTGCATTGAGGCGCAGAGGATAGAAACATAAACCTGTTTGGAAAAACAAGAAACCACAATGAAATAGCTTAGGCCTTTCAATTGATTTCTATAAAGAAATTAACTTGATTCAGATGTACAGGCTTTTtctgaattaaaaaaatgtattacatCAGAAATAATCTCTTTATTCCCCTGAATGAATGAGGCTGAAGACTTACAAACTTACAGCCCGGGCCAAGGAGCATAGCAGCCttgaaaattttccatattTGTCGACCCAACTCCACCACCAGTGGCGGAACTGCAAATCCTCTTCCATTCCCcttctttaaaattttatacaGGCCGCCAAGCATTGCTCTCTTTCGTCACTCGTTACTATCCAAAACACCCTTCAGAAAATTCAGCCCTTCAGCCGATATACTCCGCCGCACCCGCGATTTAGGGATCTCTATCCGAGGTGGTGGCTCTGGAGAGAAACAGATCACAAGCACCGTCAGATTATCACACGTCTGGCGCTTTAGTGCCTCCCTCACCAGCTCCCTTGAGCATCTCACAGGATCATTATGGAGCATCAACTCCTTTCTTGCTATCGTTACTGCACACTGGCTGCTCATCACATCCCAAAGCCCATCACAGCCCATTATGAGGAACTCGTCTTCCTCACTCAGGATGGTCTCCTGCAACTCTGGCTCTGCACTTAAGGGGCATGCTGACCCCTTGGAGCCCTTCATGTGCCAGTCGCCGAGGGCTCGTGCCACTGACAATTGGCCATTAAGATACCCATCATACACAACACCACCCAGTTTCTCAATTCTTAGTCTTTCAGATGTACAATTTGGTTTGTGATCTTTGGAGAGCTCAATTGCTCTTCCACGTTTACCCAACACAGCTCGGCAATCCCCAGCATTGGCAATTAGCAAGTTCCTGCACAGGTAATTGTATGTGTTAGCCTGTTAGGCACAAAAAAGCCAACAATTAAAAGTTGACACGTTGCATGTCTAACCAACATCCCTGCTTCGAGACTGAACTCCTGCCTCACAAGCAGGGAGCAATAACTCAACAACCTGAACGATGAATAGAAAAGCCAATTTTCATGCCCCAATTAGTTGTCCAACCCAGCTCTAATGTTGGAAAATAGGGCAAAACATATAGCCTGCATTCGATGGTAATGACAGGCAAGTAATAGAAGAACGTTTCTTACAACCATCCACTGATGGTTCAAGCCTGCAGCACACATGCTACATGCATTGCAATGCCAAGAAAGATTGCTTATTTTTAGTTGCCTAAATAAACAAAACTCCTCATAAAGGATATGTTCATCAGGATGAATCTGCGGCTTATGGTAGGACCCATCTTCTTGTTATTGTTGCCATTTCTGCATATGGATGTATACTACACTTACAATGTTAGTTTTTGCATCACCAGCATCAAAGTTCAATTATTCATTTCAAGCTGACTTTCACCAAAATCCCCACAAATGAGTACATTTTCTATGTAAACTTTGTGGGAACAAGAAACTGAAAACCTCATGTTATTCTTCTTCGGTGTATGTgcgtctctttttttttggtgagggGCATGGAAAATAGCATTTTAAACTGGAAATCAGGCCTATTCCTTACCTTCCAAAAATAAGAGCAGTTAGAGCTGTGGTTCCAGAGGAGCTGTCAAGAGTAGAGGCATCAGCAAAAGCATGATCAGCTTTCAAAAAAGCACTCTTAATGGCCATCTCTATGCAAGAGGGGAAGTGGGAGTCTTCAATTATAAATTTAAGAatgtttttttggatgaatgatgCTGCATCTGAACCACCATGCCCATCGAACACCTGTCAAATGAAACCACCGAAACTTTGCTTACATGAAAGAAAATGATTGAATGATACCATTAAAAGAAGATTGCAAGGCAGAAGGACATATAAGGGCTCCCCCAGTACATGCTCTCCATCAGAACTTAATGGTATGCTTCTTGGATTGGATGTGGCCCACAttcaaatggtgtatatattCTTAAACTATTAAATGAGTAATCTATATCTGGACAATCAATGAAGccattccaaatggtgaagGAGACGGACCCTTTTTGGATGTTAAATCATCTGGTTGGGGCATTTTAGCAAAGCATCCAATACAGGAGGAATCCATCCCCCTGATAAACTAGCATGTAGGGAATTAATACCACTATACTGAGATTGTTCTGCTTactaaaaaaatcattaaaaatgcATGACTTAATTTAAAAGTACTAGCAGATAAGGATGAATGCCTATTATGCCTCAATCTGTAATAATAGTCATCAATTACCCCGTAGAAACCTCCTGGAGAAGGGAGGTTTATGTTCGCACCAAGATATTCAACAAGATTATCTATACAGATATGTTCATCCTCCATGTACTGTTTTGGTCCAATCTCAGAACAGCTTCCCGAACGAAATACGGGTAAAAACCCAGATTTTCCTTCTGTTGGTGACTTTAGTCCAACAACACCTGTATTGAGCTCCTGGAGAGAAGGTTGAAAAAGAAATGTTACTTTCAACCATTTTCAAAGTAATTGCTAATAAGAGTCAAAACATAGCCAGAGATATATTAAATGGACAAGACAGGATTCGTCTTAAATTAAACATGAAGGAATTATTAGAAATGAGGAGTGGgtagggagggagggaggacacAAGTTTTAGAATAGCATGGCAACTCACCAATTCAGATGTGGCCAACCGAGCAGAGCTAATACAATGCCGCATAACTGAGAGATGGCGTGGGGGTTTCCCAGTCTTCATTTGTTTCAAGCTGTCTGAAATCTCGGAATTCTCATCTTCCATGGAAGAAGCATTGTCATTACTGTACCCTCCTTCTAATACGGTAAATGGGGGCGAAAGATCAGGCCCTGCAGCCATGTTTCTTCCCAAAACATTCACTTCCTTCAAGCAAACTCCAAACCCGACGACCTTTGTTGAACCTTGTAATCTTAAACAACTGTTATATTTTATATTCCCCCAACCACAAAGGCCTCAATCACCGAACTTCACCGCCGTTAAGACTGGAGAGAAGAATTGCTTCCAAAACAAGCCTAAGCACTTCAACCTTAATTCCTTGAAATTCAATTAACTTATGATATCGAATAGCCGTGGAAAATCTCGTTcataaaacataaacaaataagcATCCAATCCTGGAGATCCCAACATTGAATCGTTCAACCCAGAAGGGAGGTGGTTACAGGTACAAATGCCATAAACACCATATCCTTCCATTCCACCAGATCAAGTAATCTCCAAAGAAAAAGTTCTTAACTTCACGAAGAAACATTTATATGCTCATCACACCAATTCCCCCTCTAATACCCAAAATTCAGAGATCACGAATTCCAACAATGAATTAATCAATCAAATATTAAACGGATCCAACGTACACAATTCAAAATAACCAAGCAAACCCTGTaacttaagagagagagaaaaacctgAAAATTCACCAAAATCACGCAAAACAAAGATCTTCTAAAATTGCAGCCGTAGCAGAAGACGACAGCCTTCAAACACCAGATTCAAAGGGATCTGCGACAGAGATAATATGAACTTGCCCGCATCCTATTGTCAGACGTCGAAGAAGAAACCCTAGAAAGATCTCTGGAAGACAAAAGTGGAGAAAGATATAGATAAAATGATAGatagagaaacagagagagagaaggagagacgCAGAAACCAATGCtttgaagaatgaaaaagaaaggaagatcgGAGAAGAGAAAGGCAACTCAAATTTAATATGATTGGCAACCGAAGTACCAGGTTATCCAGTCACCTTCGTAGCTGTCGGACAGGTGATATTACTGACACGTGTCTATTCCCCAATGGATACTCTTCTGGTTGCCCGGATGACGTTGCGTTTTGTTAATGGATCAATGCGGTTGGCGTTTACCAGCCGTCCGATCTTCACAATTGGACAATGGACAGTCGTTGGGGGTCCACCTTCTGTTCTATCATTTCTTCCGCTCTTCGAGACAAAGGATCAGAAGATGCTTTAGGTAAGTCATTAACGGCCGTTAATTACGAAGGGTAGCATTGGATTCGTTGCAGTAGACGTGGCATATTGTTATTGGAAGGCAACGATTTTGTGGCTGAGAATAAACCGTTTTCTGCCGTTTGCTTATGTAGACTTTATGAACTGGAGACACCGGTGTCCACGTTTCTGTTTCCATTTTTTGATTTACCATTGGCAATTGGCATGGTCTAAAAACCCGGTCTCCATGACTCGGAGTCAAAGTAAAGAAAAGCATGAAA includes the following:
- the LOC122074888 gene encoding probable protein phosphatase 2C 27, whose amino-acid sequence is MAAGPDLSPPFTVLEGGYSNDNASSMEDENSEISDSLKQMKTGKPPRHLSVMRHCISSARLATSELELNTGVVGLKSPTEGKSGFLPVFRSGSCSEIGPKQYMEDEHICIDNLVEYLGANINLPSPGGFYGVFDGHGGSDAASFIQKNILKFIIEDSHFPSCIEMAIKSAFLKADHAFADASTLDSSSGTTALTALIFGRNLLIANAGDCRAVLGKRGRAIELSKDHKPNCTSERLRIEKLGGVVYDGYLNGQLSVARALGDWHMKGSKGSACPLSAEPELQETILSEEDEFLIMGCDGLWDVMSSQCAVTIARKELMLHNDPVRCSRELVREALKRQTCDNLTVLVICFSPEPPPRIEIPKSRVRRSISAEGLNFLKGVLDSNE